The window TATAACAGCATGACTGTCCCCATTGTCACAATTCGGCATAATATATGACGGCTTTTATTTTCTTGGTAAAATAACTGTTTATAACCAAATTTGGAAATGTGTCACATAAAAATCACATGTCACAGAAGGCCAGAAACAGTGAAAAGTCAAAATCAATTCATAATATTTTGGCAAATCTTTATATGGGTAGGCAGAGCGCATACTCTGCTTTGTTAATTCATGAGAAATAGTACAGTGGGGTCAGAGGCCCTTGCTGCCAGCGGCAGCCTTTTCAAGAAACAACCTCAACCTGTTGTTCATAGGTCAGCTCCTTTAAACAATTAGGTCATGGCAGGTCTCTTCCAGTAACAATATATAAACTGCCGATAAGCTTACAATGTTATGATTGTTTAGATAACAAAGTCACAGTACCTGCCTGTTGATTGGTCACATGCTACAATTCTCAAGTCAAAGTACTTGCCTGCTGATTGGTCAAATTTTACAACTCTCAAATCTAATACTTAGATGTTGATTGGTCAAatgttataactaaaatatttatgatgAGTTGACATTATTTGGGTCGAACAGCATTGTATTGATCTCCAAATAAACAGTCAGGAAAACACTAAGTTGAAAGTTATTGATATATAAATTTTGTTCTTACTGTTTAATTATGATTATCATAATAAAGGTCCTACGAGACAGTACCTATGCTATCCcaacatttttaatattaaagtCAATCATAAGTTGTCTatataccatgtatatatatataaatcttaaagtgtGGGTGTTTCGGTTTGtccaggcaaatatcttaccaattgaGCTACGTAAGATGGATGGATTCTTTGGGCGATATATGACGCTATGTGGGTAAAAATATGCAGTGTTCTGCATACGACGCAATTTcgttttatgcttgctctcatggctcttattagtaacttTAGCAATAggttactagcttactcaaattaccGATTGGAAATATGccagactaatagcaagtggcagacaactctcattgTCTCtaggctaatttttaatactcaGGCAACGTCGGGTAGCACATCTAGTAGgcctatctatatatatttctcacatTTTGTGTGTAGgtatgtgtgtagttccagCTATGTTAAAACCATCATATACAGTAAAGAATCTgcatcgcagaagatttgatcttggaccctCCAGTTCACTAGTCCGAGGCCTTACCAATTCAGTcacacgagcttgatagattcATAAGGTgttatatgtcgctatatgggagcaaatacactATAGCTCTCCGTCACAACGCGAAGTCATGAGAaacggtagctcttattagtaagctttttcgaattatccattggcaatgtgccaggctaatagcaagtggcaggcaaatcTCATTTCCTCTCATTGATGATAAGcttatttttaatactcgggcaaagccgggtagcacagctagtacatgtatatggtcaTGAAAATGTGGTGCACATTTTTTCATAACACAGCACTTACAAGCAAGTGGTTGAGACTAATGCTGTTCTATATTTGGTGgtgaaaacataaataaattacGGAGCAAAAAAACAACCAGTGACAGCAAGGCTAGTCTATGAGAAATGAGTTTGATAAGTAAAAGGTAGATGTCATCGTTTCCGTTACCTCAAGAATACTAGTATAGGGTCCCAACAGGCTGAGTAGTGAGATTCCAAAGACTACCATAAGAACACCCATCAAGGAGCACAGGCCGCCAGTAAATAAGGCAATGTAGCCAAGAAAAGCTCTTCCCCTTTCACCTAGAAAACATTGCGGAAATCCATACCTTACCATGGCGAGCCAGCTAACCTTTGACTTTTTTCATTACCTTCGAACCAACAATGACGAAACACAATGTAACAACACCTTGTGCTGCCTGATTCATTGTCAGCGCTGCCTTTAAGATGTATATTGTCTCATCACTACACAGTTTATGGATAGTTAATTCTCCCTTCAGCTGTACGTAATGCAACTCATTCATATTTTAATGACACTATCATATGCCTGATGACGCATCCTTCTTTTAGCAATTCCAACTTCCTGATGCTACTAAATTGCCTATCTTCCTCTATTTAGTCAATATTTCTACAATCTGTTCGCTTTGGTTTTCACCCACAATGTGAAACCAACTAAATTCATGTAGTTACATAAAGTAGTACTTTGCTGATTTATGTGCGAATTGATCGGTCTACAAATGCTTATTTGTTTTTAGGCAGAAGATCATCTGAGCGTAAGCTTCCTTTAGAATAGCTAATAACGATTAGCCTTCGTAACTCCCTGTTTATTCATCGATCTAACAGTTCTGAGTCTTTTGTTGAACTGTGTAATAACTTTGCCACTTACTTAAACAAACCTATAGAGTATAGACTGTCTGTCGCTACGCCTTTTTCTTCTTGCTTCTCAACCTTGACCTCTTGTACCAAACTTACTCCTTTTACAGATGTTCCAATAGCCGCAGCCGTTTTAGTCGCTGGTTCTAAAAAGGTATTACCGTCTCATCCCAGTAAAAACCAAGAAAGGAAGGCTTCTGTGGAGGTAGGAGGAGATGCTATACTTCATGCTGATGTCTCCAGCAAGTCGTTCAAGCTGCCTGCAGTAGAAAATAAGCCATTAAGCAAGTTGAGTTTGGGTCAAGATTTTCTGGTTTCAGCGAATGAACATGGTGGAAAATCTGACTTCTCAGTAGAGCTGAGTCCCCAATCCCACGGCGTGGTGAGTGCACTGACATGGATATCTTAGGGTTGGTAAAGTAGAGATATGCAGAGAGCTAAGTAGCAATAAGTTCAAGGTGAGGTTTTTAGTAAAAAGTATCTTTTGAAAATACCTTTCACACTGTGCTTAATaaatggagttatcttctctattaAACAATGAAACTGCAAGTTAGGTTAGATCAGTTATTGAAGACATTAAGCTAAAAATTCAACAATGATTTAAGCAATGTTATTGTAATCTTATTCTTAAATTATTCTTTGCTCTGAACGTCAATGAGTTATTTGTTCAGCGGGCCACTACAGACAGAAGGGTATCTTTGATGATGCAAAAATACCATTAAGCCAATCCCTGCAATGGCATAGcatattttatttgctttttccATTTTTGACACTTCTCTTTGTGAAGATATAATGAACTAAAAGACATAGAAAGATGTAAAATTATAATGAAACCAGACATTATCATAAATGTCAATATTTGTTCTGACAACTAATACCTTATTTGTTGAGTAAAACCAGCCTTATAATCAAGTCTCACGTGTCAAATTGGTTCAGTTTCAATCTGAGTCTCTTGTGGATATAACATGTAGTAAAAACTagttgtaattatttgttttgcaGAACTAAATAAGCTGCCTTGAGGCAACTCAGGTATAACCATCCAGTAAAATAATGACACTCAGCGAATTTATTTAGTCAATATACTAACTAAATTGTTTTTGGACTGCAAATAAGTAAAGAAGATTTGGACCAAGTGAGGCTATCAAAGATTGTCATTGCGTTTCCATAATACAGACCTTACCGATCTTTATACTAGTGTTTGCCAAAAGGGAAATCGGCTAGTGTTATCTGGATAAGAGTTGTCTGGTATAATTCTTAACTCAAGTCAGATGACTCCCCGACTACAGTATTCTCATGTAATGTCTCATATAGAAATGGCATTGCTTGATTGTTTTTCTCAAATATGCTGCCAGTATCATATATTAAGAATCATGTGAAGTCTGAACAACATTATTCAGATAATAGTATTCAGATAGATCTATCCAGATAACACCCGCTCATGGACACAGGGTACACGTTGATCGAGTAGTTTAAGTTTATGTAGTTGCGTGAAACTCAGAAGGTTGAAGGACTTGAAGAGTCACGCTACGTACCTATACATTTGTGGCGGATCATTGAACACAGTCTATTTGTGTCATTCTGTTGTTATATTTAGTGGATGTTTAGTGCATTGAGCATCAACATATAACAGCATCAACGCAATAAACAGTAGAGTGAGTCACGCAGCTATAGACAAACGGTATGCGTATCTGCGAACATTTTACCAGTTTCCCATCTTTTGGCGTTACGCACAGGGAACAAGCGGTTTCCTACATTGCTCAGAGAAAAAAAGAATGCCTCCTGAAAATTGTAGAACTCACAACATTCTTGCTGGCAGATAACTACCCGAACTCCAAGACGAAGCTGTGATCTAGGACGGGCTGATGCTTTGTAACCGCACAGAGAACAAGCGGTTTTCTGTGCGTACATAGCAGGAGTGCATGACTCATAATATTTGACATATTTTTGTAGAGTATCCCACAGTTGAACAGTGCAAAACCAGTGAGAGGAAGAAACGAAAATATCACCATGAGATTGGAGCATAGACCATTCACTACTCGAAGTGCCACAAGCATGGATACCATAGACATGGATAAACATAACCTGAACAAATTACTGCATAAACATGACATGAGCCCAGATCTGCTCGCCGTCCCTGTAAGCTTGACTGAAGACATCGTTGCAAAACGTAATCTTGGCAAAAACAGTGAAGAGATTTGGAAAAATATAGAGGATTGCAGGTACCTGCGAGGGCATGAGCCGAAGGAGCATCGACTCATAGACAAACTCGGTGCCAATAAGTATGTCTATGGCATAACCTATGAAGAAAGGCACAGCCAATTCTTAACCAAAATTGCAAGACGAATAGAAGAAACCAAAAAAAGACGACAAGCTGAGGCGGAAGCTACGACCTATAAATTAGCTCCAGAGTCATCACTAAATGAATCGGAATCTGGGTATTCTTCCGTTGACATCCAGCAGTACAAAGCTTACATGAAAAACTTCTTTTGATATGGTAGACGACCACTGAACTGACATTCGATTGACTTGCTGCAAATTTTATCAGTTGTTGCCCTGGCACTGTGAATTTATGATGTTAATTTATACTCTCAGTTATATGTTAggaatagctatagctatagttatatgttaggaatagctatagctatagttatatgttaggaatagctatagctatagttatatgttaggaatagctatagctatagttatatgttaggaatagctatagctatagttatatgttaggaatagctatagctatagttatatgttaGGAATAGCTAGGGGTTGACCATTTGTGTGTAGGATTAAATGGCATTATTAGTTATGTAGTTCTGAAGGCTTCAGTGAGCAGAACCTTCAGAGGTGTGGCTTAAGATGATATTACTCATTAAGAGTCAGCAGAGGTGTTTTGTGCTACTAAACGGACTGACATGCGCTAGTCGCTACTCTTTTGGCGCAGTTACTCAATATTCTTTCTACTACCACTAGTTagtgttactactactagtacaactactactagtacagcTACTACTAGTACAACTAttactagtacagctagtactagtacaactactactagtacagctagtaccAGATGTACTACTACCAGTTGTGCTAGTACAGTTGCATTATTACTAGTGCTAGTACAATTACTAGTactagttgtttgaaaaagctattAAGATTAGGGATTACTGAAAGCTCAATTCTTCTGTAAGATTTTATAATAGAATACTTTCAGTTGTGGCATTTGCGTAACTCAAAATATATGCACTtcaaatgcattaaaatccttGAAACACAATTTGTAATACCAGCACAGTTTGTAATATAACCAGCATCCATGCTGTGCCTATGTGTATAGCAAGTTTATGATATATACAGTGTCTATGTGTATAGCAAGTTTATGATATATACAGTGTCTATGTGTATAGCAATTTTATGATATATGCAGTATCTATTTGTATAGCAAGTTtataactagatgaatgccctcGGTatcacaggtaataaaaacagcttacaaacattcCATTACCAACTACATCATCTTTACACTACCTGGAactgtttgtaagctgtttttattatccCTGGAATGTAGGGAATTCCACTAGTGAAGCCGTGAGCCCAGCTGGTAATGCAATGTCATCATGTGTATTTCAACTGATGTAATGATTATCTTCACTATTATTGATCACCATGCTCAGTTGAAGGCGTAGTCTAATGGATAAGCTCAACACctccagaactggaggttctAAGATCGGATCTTTTGCAAAACGGATTTTTCGTTGCTAAAACTAtcgttataactggacaaacaGACGGTcacatttatatgtatagatgcAGTGCTTATGTGTATAGCAAGTTTATGATATATACAGTGTCTATATATagcaagtatataatatatataaggtatataggAAGTTTATAATGTATACAGTGCTTTTGTGTATTACAGTTTGTAATACATCTAGTAGTCATAACTACAACAAACAGCACTCATGCCTTGAAAAAATGCCAACTGTTAAAATAGGTCAACTGATCTCAAGTTACTGTTTGTCTTGATGAAGCCATGACAGGCCAGTTTCGCATTAGTACACTAGTTTTAAACGTGGTCTAAAATTCATT of the Watersipora subatra chromosome 4, tzWatSuba1.1, whole genome shotgun sequence genome contains:
- the LOC137394473 gene encoding uncharacterized protein; protein product: MTKHNLITISLRNSLFIHRSNSSESFVELCNNFATYLNKPIEYRLSVATPFSSCFSTLTSCTKLTPFTDVPIAAAVLVAGSKKVLPSHPSKNQERKASVEVGGDAILHADVSSKSFKLPAVENKPLSKLSLGQDFLVSANEHGGKSDFSVELSPQSHGVSIPQLNSAKPVRGRNENITMRLEHRPFTTRSATSMDTIDMDKHNLNKLLHKHDMSPDLLAVPVSLTEDIVAKRNLGKNSEEIWKNIEDCRYLRGHEPKEHRLIDKLGANKYVYGITYEERHSQFLTKIARRIEETKKRRQAEAEATTYKLAPESSLNESESGYSSVDIQQYKAYMKNFF